The genomic stretch AAAAAAAAGCACAGCCTGTTTTATATGCACCAGTCTCTTGATCCTGCTGTTCAAATGCCCAATCATTCTCGTCAGGCTCTCCTCGGTAGCCTTCCTCTGACTCTCGTCGTAATTCCTCGTCAGACTCCGTATCGCGAAAATAGTCATTCGCTAAAGCGTCAACGGTGTGGATAAGCGTCTGAACATTCCCCTTGTCTTTAGGGGTTAGCCTTGCAAGAAACTGGTCTCTTTGCGCAATCTCCTCGAGGGTTAAGGTTTTGTCTACCTGTCTCATGGAGTCGTTTGACCGTAGTTAGCAGTTGGTGTGACATTTCCCTTTGCTGGTTCTTTGTACTTCAGGGTTATATCTGCCTTTTCTTTCAGGTCTTCAAGAAGCTCTGCCAATTTGAGCTGTTGTTCCTGCTGCGCGAGATAGGTCGTAATACCTTCCTCTACCTCTTCAAAAGGAATCGTGTCTGCTTCCCGCTGGATGATGTGGTATCCAAACTGCGTTTGTGTGACATCAGATATTTCGCCAACAGCAAGAGCAAAGGCAGCTTTCTCAAATTCAGGAACCATCTGTCCCTTTCCAAAAAATCCAAGGTCACCACCATTTCTGGCTGAACCATCAATGCTGTTTTTTTGTGCTAAGAGAGCAAAATCTTCTCCTTCTTCTAATCGTGTACGGAGTTTATTTGCCTCTTCTTCATCGGCAACGAGAATATGACGTGCCCGTATTTGGCCCTCCTGTGCACTAAAGAATGCGCTGTTATTATCATAGTACGCTTGGGCAGTGTCATCATTAACAATAATGGACTTGAAGATGGTTTCGTTAAGATACTTCGCAACCGTAATTTGGATGGCGATTTTCTCCTTGAAATCTTCTAAGGTTAAGTTCTGCTGGTGTAATAATTCAGTAAATGTTTCAGGTGAGGGGAATTGAAGGAGAAGGTTTCTGAGGAAATCATCAACTTCTTCTTTGTTTGCTGAAAAGCCCTTTGCCTTGGCTTCCTGGACAAGTAATCGTTGCCCAATTAACTGTTCTAAGAGCTCACTCTTGGTCATGGTTTGTTGGTAAAAGGGTGCAATCCTATTATATTCAAGCTCGAGTTCATCAATCGTTATCACTTCTCCATTTACCGTGGCAGCTTCCTCAGGCCCTTTTGCCCGTCCTGCCAGAAGAAAGATAACCAATGCTACAATAACGATAAGACCGATAATTGCTGAAACTATTTTGTATGATTGGCGTTTGTTTTCAGTGTTATTTCCTTCACTCGATTTTCCTTGTTTTTTGTCTTTCATTTTTCATCCCCTTCACCCCTTTCGGAAGAGGGGCATGCTCTTTTCAATATAAATTTAATGGTTTTGTCAGTGGGAGAGAACGATAGCTGTGGAATAACCTAAGATTGAGTTGAGGTGCGAGAACCATATGCTTCTGGATTTAGGGTTAGCCCATCTTTTGCGGCAATGACATCACCTTTTGTTCTCTTTTTGATGGTTCTTGCCTCGTGAAGCGGATCCTCATTCATCATCTTGATACCAAAATGAGTAATGATGGTTAACCGTGGTTTTACCTGCTCTAGGATGGCAATAGCATCTTCGGTACAGAGATGAAATTCTTTTCTGAGATCGTCTGGATTCTGGACATTGAGGATGAGGATATCAGCTCCCTTGTAATGATCAATAAGGCTTGTATCATAACCCGTATCAGCGCTATACACTAAGGTAAATAATGATGTCATAAACTTAAATCCTACGGTATGTGGATCCGTATGCTTTGCTGGCAGGGAAACAATCTCCACGTCATTGATAGCTATTTTTTTATGTGGCTCCATAATGATGAACCGTTCAAGACAGTTTTTATGGAAGGGGGTAATGTACGGAGGCGAGTTTTCCGTACCTTCAAAAAGAGTTTTATTACCGATCAGCACGCCTTTCCGGTCCAACCCGGCGTGAGTCATAGCCTCGATAACTGCATTGACGTCATTGCAATGGTTAATATGATTATGAGAAACAAGAACCGCTGTGGTATTTCTCGGATGAATGTCAAACTGTTTCATCCGAACTAAAGAACCAGGACCAGGGTCAATATGGAATTGATTATCATCTATTTCAAGAACAATGCCCCCAGAAGCACGTACCTGTCTTCCAACAACAATAGCATCTCCCCCTGTTCCGAGAAAGGTGAGCTTTGCCGTCATTATATCAAGAATATCTTCTTCGTTAATAAACGTTTCTTAATTAAGGTGGTCAAAACTTAGAAATCACGAGAATAATTTAGTCTAACTCTGTTTTTGATTGACTAATTCGCTCAAAACCTTTTTTTGTGCCACATCGTTATCAATACCATACAGCCTTAATTGTGCAGGATCCCAACCAGTGGGATACATAACACAGTTATTTCCATGACTAATTACCGTTCCATGCTCTCCATAAAACTCTCCACCTGATCCAAGTCCTCTTGCATAATCTTCCAAAACAGCTCTTCTTGATTCTTGCAATCGTCTATCAGTTCTGTAACCTTCGGTAAGATGCCCAACTCCCAGAGCAATGGTCAAACTTGCAGCAGTGGCAAGCGCTGTTGTTCTTCTCCAGAGGGCTCTAGTTTTTTGTTCATTTTGTTCAAGATTTCCTAAGCGATTTCTCAGTCCTTCTAACCCATCTTCATAATTGTCATACCATACATATTGAACATTTCCAAATGCCTTAGCAGCGCCATCAATAAACGTACAGTAATCATGACCCTTTTCTAAAAGCAAAATAAGATTTTTCCCTCTTGCTGTAGTCCAACCAAGTTCCCAATGTGTTGATCGTGCAGATGGTTTACCAAGGACTGCAACAACTAACCCAGCTTCTTTATTCCATCGATTATCAATAGGTGTACATTCAGAAGAAGGCCTCATATGTTCTCCATAATCTTCTGTCCGGTGAGCACTATAAACTTGATAATGATGACGTTCCAATTCTTGAATGACACTCTCAAAAAGTCTACGTTTTTCAGGATCAAATTCATGAGTACTTTTATCGATGTATCCTCGAATTGGTCCAATGACCATAGCTTTCTTTGCCATAGGTCTTAGTCTCTTATAAGTAGTATATAAAGTTTTTGTTTCAAAAAAATCCTTCCTTTATTCTCAGCTATACATTTGGATATTATGATCCAGTTGCAGAAACTTTTTTAAATGGAAAAGACTTTCCCCCTCAAAGGGTGGTAAAAAATGCGTGCAATGTATGTTTCGTATTTGCTCCATGTTCCTCTGTTTATATTTCTCTTAGTTCCTTTTATGCACGAAGTCATGGCTGCATCATGTACACAGCCGTATGATAGCGGAGACTGGATCATCCGTGGCAATCTTTCCTGTGAAAATGTCCAGTATGTTATCCAGGGAAACATTACCTTTCTTGATGATGCTGTTGTGACCTGGCGTAATGTAACGCTCTTTATCAATGCAACGAGCAATGGGTCACATGTCATCAGAAGTTTGCCAAATGCACAAATTTCATGGCTTGATCTTGATGGTGATTTACGAACCACAAATGATAAGACCAAATTAGTAAGCCTTAATCCTCAGAATCATTACTATATTGAACTCTTTAATCCTCGAAGTGTTCAGTTGAGAAATGTCGAAATTGCCCATGTTGGCGATCGTGATTTGTTTGACAATACCAGCGAGGGAAGAGGCTTAAGTATTACCATAGAGAATGGTCAAGGAAAAACGATTGACATACAGGGGGCAGACATTCATGACAGTTCCGTTGGTGTTTATATCAATGGAAATCCAAGTTCACCAGTGCAGGTGTATGCTACAGATAATACGCTTCGTAATATCACGTATATTGGCTTTTCCCTAAACGGGGTTACAAACTCGACTTTTGAAAGAAATAGCTTTGATGGTGTTGCTTTTCATCGTGGCATAATGTGTTCGTTGTGTATGTACAGTTTGTTTTTGAATAACCATTTTAGGAATGCCCCTGAAGGTGGTGGTATGCTCTTAACCCAACCTTTTCCCAACCAGATTATTGGTAACACGTTTGGCGAGGGACTTTTACACTCTATTACCTTAAGTGGAACAAATGGGGTTGTTGTTGAAAATAATATCTTTCGTGATCAGCAGCTTAATGATCTTCGAAGTGACGTTATTGCATTAATTGATGCAAATAACTCACATATACAATATAATACCTTTACTAACAATACCAGAGGTATACAATATTATGGTGGTAGTGCACCTGAAACAAACAGTATTAGTAGCAATACCTTTCAGAACAATACCTGGAATGTTCTCTTGGCATTTTCAGTTCGTGATCAACGACTTCCTTACAATTATTGGGGTACAACCAATTGTACGTTAATTGATGACCATCTCTGTGATGACGCTAAAGAGGGTTGTAGTGCAGGCCATATTTATACTGACCCTATTCTGAATGCGCCTTATCCTTATGGAAATGCTGTTCTCTGTGATAATGGTGATCCTCCTACCACACCGAGAAATGATCTGCCTCTCTACCCATGGAGCAATGATACCCTTATTCTTGTGGATCCTTTGAATGATACCTCTCTAGGATTCTATAATATCCATATGGTTTATCTTGCTACTGATGAAGAGAATATCTATGTGAGAGTTTCATTACAGAATCTGTCTGATGGAGCAGGGATTAGAGCATGCTCCGGAAGTCAAGGAGAAGAATACGCGCTCACGGTTGTCTTAGACACCTCTCCTTTTTGTGGATGGTTTAGTGTTGACCAGTATGTCCAAAGCGATGGCTGGGGCAATACTTCTTTATCCAAGATGGATATAAGCCAGCGATATAATTATTCTATGCTCAACCCATTTATGCCGCAAACTGCCCTTACCAACTTGCCTATTGCCATTAATTGCAACAATCAAAGTATGGATTTTATGGTACCCAAAACATCCTTACGGGATTATCAAGGAACACTTCGTGTCGGTATTTTTACCTTCCTTATAACCAGAGATTTGGATGGCAGGAAAGGTATGTACCTGCAAGACGACACGCTTAACAAAGGGCTGTTACGGTATACTGAACCGTGATCTTTTCATTTTCTTTTTTCTTATCTATCTTTCATAAGATTGCCTTTTAGGTAGTATAACCCAAAATTTTTTAAAGGTGGTTCTCTTTCTAAAGAGTTTATGGAATGGAAAAGAGGCTGGTGTTTGTTCTTTGTTCTCCTGGGACTAGGCATACTTCTTTCTCTTATTTCAAGCCTTCCTGTTCGCGCAGATAATGTCAACTTTAATGGGACTTCTCTGGTCATCGCTAATGATGGTGGTATGTTTACCTGTGAAAATATGTCTACTTTCCTCAATAATAATACTCTTATTCAATGGGTCAATGCTTCGAGGATATGTTATCTGAACCAGTCACTTACGGTTGATGGTAAGCTGAACATCACCAATGAAACCTGGTATTTTACCAAGCGAAAGCCCTCTACGTCAAGCGTAAATCAAAGTGTTTTTATTAATGGAAATCTGACTTTAAGAAATGCGACCTTACAGGTAAATGGTTCAGTACAAGAGTATGGCTATATGTTTACCTTTACAAGCACAAGTACCGCAACGATTGATACCGTGCGGTTTAGACATTTTGGATCTCCGCTTGTTGAACAAGAATACGGGATTGACGTTCAAAATGCAAACATCTCCTTTACGAATGTGGACTTTAAAGACGGATATAATGCTGTTCATTATTCAGGACTGACTCCTTCAAATATAGTGATCTCCTCATCAAACTTTACCAATCTTACCGGAAAGGGGCTTTGGTTTGTTGCTGGCACGAATGTTAACATAACCGGAAACTTCTTTGCCAATAATCTTTACAATGCAAGCATCTACATCATGCCATCAGTAGCATTTTCTAATCTACGAATTTGGAATAACACCTTTGTTAATTTGACCAACCAATCCTCTAACAAAGCATCGGGAATTTATCTTACACCACTAGCGACAACCAATAACATAACCATAGCCAATAACACCTTTAATAATACCCGTGTAGGCGTCTGGTTTTACACTGATGTACAGACCGGTGATAACTATGTCATTGAGAACAACACATTTCAGGGTGGGTGTAGCGGTGGTAGTGGTGTTGATGTAGGCTCCTGTATTATCCTTCGATTTCCCTTAAGTAATGGTCGAGGATATCGTATGGTGAATAACACCTTTATCCAAGGGGATAGAGCTTTCTTTATCTATGGCATTATGAATGCTACCATAGCCTACAATACCATGACGGGAATGACTGGAAATGGTATTATCTCCAGCTTTGGTGATGGTACAAGTACCGTGCTTTATACAAACATATCCTACAATAATATTAGCAATCTTGTTGCTCCGCTTTCTGGAGGACCGGGAGTAGCATTTTATTTTTATTCTCCTTTTCACAATAACACGGTTCAGTACAATACCTTTCAGAACGTGAGTGCTGCTCTGCAACTGCTTAATGATACCGGTGGAGGAAATCTCATCAGCAGGAATTCCTTTTATGATGCTTCAGCAACTGAAACAACATGGATTCAATGGAATGCCTCGCCTACTGATAATTTTTTTAATGATTCTTTGTACGGAAACTGGTACGAAAGTGGGATATCACGGGGAGCTGCCGGAACAGCAACAGGGCTTTTGAGTATGACCTGGAATTCAAGTATCCCAACCGTAGCTAGAAACTGGCGAGATCAGAAACCAGTTGCCTGTCCCAATGGTTGGAACTCGAATGTGGCTTGTTTATCTTTACGCAGCCCAGCAAATAACAGTGGTTCTTCAAGCACGGTTTTTGTTGCACAAACATTTGGTAACACTAATGTTACTAACTGTACTCTTTACACGAATAACAGCGGTTCTTGGACCGCAAGTGCTTCAAACAGTTCAGTAACTACAGGTCTAAATGTCAGTATGAACTTTACGGTTACCCAGCTCCCTGTTATTTGGAATATTGTTTGTACGCAAAGTGATGGTGTAAATATTACCTCTTCTGATAATTACACGCTTCGAAACAATGTTCCCTTGTTTGTTTCAAACTACCGTCAGAATCTTACGAGTAATGACGCATCAGTTATGGATACCATGATCATGAGCGGCCAGAATGAGAACAACACCGCAGGACTATCCCAATGGAATTTCATTGGCCGTTCGCTAGGTGGGCCTTTTAGTCTACAAAAGATGCGCACACTCATCAAATGGTCCCCTCTTAATCTTTCGGGAATTACCTCTTCGAATGTTACGTTGTATCTCCGTCAAACAGCAGCGACAAACATCGGTGGAAATGTCTTAAACAGGGAAGTCGTTGTTAAGGCTTTCCTTGCCAATGCTTCATGGGCTGAGGGAACTGGATCTCCTGGTCAGTCTGGCATCCCAAGGAATAATGCCACATTGAATGGTACAACCTGGAACCATCGATGGTTTGAGCTCAACTGGACAGAAACTGGTGGAGATTTTGATTCTTCTCTTTCGGTTAATAGAACACTCTTAAGTAATGCAACAGGTTACACGAGTTTTAATATTACCTCCTTTATACTCTTATGGCATAATGGAACCTATGAAAATAACGGTCTTTTGCTTAAATCTACCAATGAGAGTTCGAGCAGTGATTATATCTCCGTATCTTCGAGTGAGTCATCTACGTTTCCCTATGTTGAGTACACCCTGCGCATTGCTGATGTACTTCTCAATACAAGCGCTAATACGACCATTAATGTGAGTGGTGTTTTTACTGATCCTGATAACCAGACATTATCGTATAGTTGTAATGCGACATTGGCAAGTTGCAGTTTCAATGATAGCATTCTTACCGTAGCCGCAGGAACAACAACGGGTGTAGAATCTATTGTCATTACAGCCAATGATAGTCTCCTGAATGCAACATCGAATACCTTCACGCTTAACGTAACTTCTCCTTCATCTCTATCTAATGATTCCTCACCCCCATCTGGAGGAGGTAATTCTTATGGAGGATCAGTTGGATCCGACACACGTTCTCTGCGTGACTCTATTGTTTGGTCGCTTGATAATATCTCTCCTGGCGTGCCTTATGGAATAACTTTTTTCAGCTTTCATTCATTGACCAAGCTAACTATTGTTCCTGCAGTTCGTATCCATGATGCATCGCTTGACATTCGAGAGTTAACACGTTTACCAGACTCTTTCCTTCCATCCGCTACCTTTACTGGAACCACCTATCAATCTTTTCAGGTAGCACTCCAAAATGTTAAGAATGAAGATGTTGCAGAAGCCTATCTCCAATTTAAGGTGCCAAAAGCATGGATTGATGAGCATGGTTCTATGGAAAATGTTTCCGTGTACCGTTTTGTTGAAGAAAATGCAACCTGGACTGAACTGTATCCAGCAGTTGTTGCTCTTACCGATGATAACATTTTGTTTTCGGTGAGCCTTCCTCACTTCAGTTATTTTGTTATTGCAATGCATACGGTTCAGGATACACCTGTTTCTCTTAACGAGTCTGAACAACAAGTGCCTCTTTCTGAGGAATCTTTCGAACAG from Candidatus Woesearchaeota archaeon encodes the following:
- a CDS encoding right-handed parallel beta-helix repeat-containing protein; its protein translation is MRAMYVSYLLHVPLFIFLLVPFMHEVMAASCTQPYDSGDWIIRGNLSCENVQYVIQGNITFLDDAVVTWRNVTLFINATSNGSHVIRSLPNAQISWLDLDGDLRTTNDKTKLVSLNPQNHYYIELFNPRSVQLRNVEIAHVGDRDLFDNTSEGRGLSITIENGQGKTIDIQGADIHDSSVGVYINGNPSSPVQVYATDNTLRNITYIGFSLNGVTNSTFERNSFDGVAFHRGIMCSLCMYSLFLNNHFRNAPEGGGMLLTQPFPNQIIGNTFGEGLLHSITLSGTNGVVVENNIFRDQQLNDLRSDVIALIDANNSHIQYNTFTNNTRGIQYYGGSAPETNSISSNTFQNNTWNVLLAFSVRDQRLPYNYWGTTNCTLIDDHLCDDAKEGCSAGHIYTDPILNAPYPYGNAVLCDNGDPPTTPRNDLPLYPWSNDTLILVDPLNDTSLGFYNIHMVYLATDEENIYVRVSLQNLSDGAGIRACSGSQGEEYALTVVLDTSPFCGWFSVDQYVQSDGWGNTSLSKMDISQRYNYSMLNPFMPQTALTNLPIAINCNNQSMDFMVPKTSLRDYQGTLRVGIFTFLITRDLDGRKGMYLQDDTLNKGLLRYTEP
- a CDS encoding peptidylprolyl isomerase produces the protein MKDKKQGKSSEGNNTENKRQSYKIVSAIIGLIVIVALVIFLLAGRAKGPEEAATVNGEVITIDELELEYNRIAPFYQQTMTKSELLEQLIGQRLLVQEAKAKGFSANKEEVDDFLRNLLLQFPSPETFTELLHQQNLTLEDFKEKIAIQITVAKYLNETIFKSIIVNDDTAQAYYDNNSAFFSAQEGQIRARHILVADEEEANKLRTRLEEGEDFALLAQKNSIDGSARNGGDLGFFGKGQMVPEFEKAAFALAVGEISDVTQTQFGYHIIQREADTIPFEEVEEGITTYLAQQEQQLKLAELLEDLKEKADITLKYKEPAKGNVTPTANYGQTTP
- a CDS encoding right-handed parallel beta-helix repeat-containing protein, whose product is MEWKRGWCLFFVLLGLGILLSLISSLPVRADNVNFNGTSLVIANDGGMFTCENMSTFLNNNTLIQWVNASRICYLNQSLTVDGKLNITNETWYFTKRKPSTSSVNQSVFINGNLTLRNATLQVNGSVQEYGYMFTFTSTSTATIDTVRFRHFGSPLVEQEYGIDVQNANISFTNVDFKDGYNAVHYSGLTPSNIVISSSNFTNLTGKGLWFVAGTNVNITGNFFANNLYNASIYIMPSVAFSNLRIWNNTFVNLTNQSSNKASGIYLTPLATTNNITIANNTFNNTRVGVWFYTDVQTGDNYVIENNTFQGGCSGGSGVDVGSCIILRFPLSNGRGYRMVNNTFIQGDRAFFIYGIMNATIAYNTMTGMTGNGIISSFGDGTSTVLYTNISYNNISNLVAPLSGGPGVAFYFYSPFHNNTVQYNTFQNVSAALQLLNDTGGGNLISRNSFYDASATETTWIQWNASPTDNFFNDSLYGNWYESGISRGAAGTATGLLSMTWNSSIPTVARNWRDQKPVACPNGWNSNVACLSLRSPANNSGSSSTVFVAQTFGNTNVTNCTLYTNNSGSWTASASNSSVTTGLNVSMNFTVTQLPVIWNIVCTQSDGVNITSSDNYTLRNNVPLFVSNYRQNLTSNDASVMDTMIMSGQNENNTAGLSQWNFIGRSLGGPFSLQKMRTLIKWSPLNLSGITSSNVTLYLRQTAATNIGGNVLNREVVVKAFLANASWAEGTGSPGQSGIPRNNATLNGTTWNHRWFELNWTETGGDFDSSLSVNRTLLSNATGYTSFNITSFILLWHNGTYENNGLLLKSTNESSSSDYISVSSSESSTFPYVEYTLRIADVLLNTSANTTINVSGVFTDPDNQTLSYSCNATLASCSFNDSILTVAAGTTTGVESIVITANDSLLNATSNTFTLNVTSPSSLSNDSSPPSGGGNSYGGSVGSDTRSLRDSIVWSLDNISPGVPYGITFFSFHSLTKLTIVPAVRIHDASLDIRELTRLPDSFLPSATFTGTTYQSFQVALQNVKNEDVAEAYLQFKVPKAWIDEHGSMENVSVYRFVEENATWTELYPAVVALTDDNILFSVSLPHFSYFVIAMHTVQDTPVSLNESEQQVPLSEESFEQQAERPSLSEEREDHQEGPLRQNNEFQSPQNTSSSPTKRGVMFFALFTLLAIVIAGGIYFYTRRPKERLPEEQMPIQTP
- a CDS encoding MBL fold metallo-hydrolase, whose amino-acid sequence is MTAKLTFLGTGGDAIVVGRQVRASGGIVLEIDDNQFHIDPGPGSLVRMKQFDIHPRNTTAVLVSHNHINHCNDVNAVIEAMTHAGLDRKGVLIGNKTLFEGTENSPPYITPFHKNCLERFIIMEPHKKIAINDVEIVSLPAKHTDPHTVGFKFMTSLFTLVYSADTGYDTSLIDHYKGADILILNVQNPDDLRKEFHLCTEDAIAILEQVKPRLTIITHFGIKMMNEDPLHEARTIKKRTKGDVIAAKDGLTLNPEAYGSRTSTQS